The following proteins come from a genomic window of Pseudochaenichthys georgianus chromosome 19, fPseGeo1.2, whole genome shotgun sequence:
- the lgi1b gene encoding leucine-rich glioma-inactivated protein 1b, translated as MGYPGRAQGGWMLLVWVAAVSLLFAEGRRVRPPRCPVGCTCTKDNALCENVRSVPHTFPSDVVSLSFVKSGFNEIVGASFVHTPALQLLLFTANTLDFIDEDAFLGLPHLEYLFIENNRIASISPYAFRGLKSLIHLSLAYNNLETLPKDVFKGMEALTKVDLRGNNLICDCKLKWLVEWIHQTNATLDQIYCSGPPIYQGKKINDLLPHSFDCMTAEFASYQSLKFESISVGAFTFGDDQYIVFAQPFAGTCSFLEWDHVEMTFRTYDTIESTSTVVCKPMVIDDHLFVIVAQLFGGSHIYKRDPSANKFIKIQDIDILKIRKPNDIETFMIDGESFFVIADSSKAGSTTVYKWNGNGFYSHQSLHPWFRDTDVEHLEIGNKPHLILSSSSQRPVVYQWNRSQKLFERRTDIPDMEDVFSVKHFKVKGELFICLTRFIGDSKVMRWDGAMFKEVQTFPSRGSMVFQPVSIGNWQYAILGSDYSLTQIYQWDTERGQFVPSQELNIQAPRAFSMVSIDNRVFLLASSFKGKTQIYEHLMIDLSN; from the exons ATGGGATACCCGGGAAGAGCACAGGGGGGATGGATGCTCCTGGTTTGGGTCGCCGCTGTCAGCCTGCTTTTTGCTGAAGGACGGAGAGTGAGGCCGCCCAGATGCCCGGTTGGATGTACCTGCACCAAAGACAATGCCCTGTGTGAAAATGTCCGATCGGTGCCTCATACGTTCCCATCCGACGTAGTTTCACT ATCTTTTGTCAAGTCTGGATTTAATGAAATCGTTGGAGCAAGCTTTGTTCACACTCCTGCTCTGCAACTACT TTTGTTCACAGCGAATACACTTGATTTTATTGATGAGGATGCCTTCCTGGGTTTACCACATCTTGAATATCT ATTTATTGAAAATAACAGAATCGCATCGATATCTCCATATGCTTTCCGGGGACTGAAATCGCTGATTCATCT GAGTCTGGCTTACAACAACCTTGAGACGCTGCCCAAAGATGTCTTCAAGGGCATGGAAGCTTTGACCAAAGT GGATCTACGTGGAAACAATCTGATTTGTGACTGCAAGCTCAAGTGGTTGGTGGAGTGGATTCACCAGACTAACGCCACCCTGGACCAGATCTACTGCAGCGGCCCACCCATTTACCAAGGGAAGAAGATCAATGACCTGCTGCCACACTCTTTCGACTGCATGACAGCAG aGTTTGCCTCCTATCAGTCCCTGAAGTTTGAGTCCATTTCGGTGGGGGCCTTCACCTTTGGCGACGATCAGTATATTGTGTTTGCCCAACCGTTTGCTGGGACATGCAGCTTCCTGGAATGGGATCATGTTGAGATGACCTTCAGGACTTACGACACCATCGAAA GCACCTCCACTGTGGTTTGCAAGCCTATGGTGATTGATGACCACCTCTTTGTCATCGTGGCCCAGCTATTTGGGGGCTCGCACATTTACAAACGGGACCCATCCGCCAACAAGTTCATTAAGATCCAGGACATTGACATCCTGAAGATTCGCAAACCTAACGACATCGAGACGTTCATGATCGACGGAGAGTCTTTCTTTGTTATCGCGGACAGTTCTAAG GCTGGCTCCACAACAGTATACAAATGGAACGGCAATGGCTTCTACTCCCACCAGTCGCTCCACCCGTGGTTCCGGGACACAGATGTAGAGCATTTGGAGATCGGAAACAAACCCCACCTGATCTTGTCGAGCAGCTCCCAAAGGCCTGTCGTCTATCAGTGGAACAGGAGCCAGAAACTGTTTGAACGCAGGACTGACATACCGGATATGGAGGACGTTTTCTCCGTCAAACACTTCAAGGTCAAAG GTGAGCTGTTTATATGCTTGACAAGATTCATCGGGGACTCCAAGGTGATGCGCTGGGACGGTGCCATGTTCAAGGAGGTCCAGACATTTCCTTCCCGCGGCTCTATGGTGTTCCAGCCTGTCTCCATCGGCAACTGGCAGTATGCCATCTTGGGCAGCGATTATTCACTGACGCAGATCTACCAATGGGACACCGAGAGGGGCCAGTTTGTCCCATCCCAGGAGCTCAATATCCAGGCGCCTCGAGCATTTTCTATGGTTTCCATTGACAACCGGGTGTTCTTGCTCGCATCAAGCTTCAAGGGGAAAACTCAGATCTACGAGCACCTCATGATCGATTTGagtaattaa
- the slc35g1 gene encoding solute carrier family 35 member G1 — MGDWNHCERERALSIEDGVTVVFHKVDSHATINSDDDDSGDDERTTATIHLQSNCHVSCDYEDGDAEEARANSPEGITKKTLCPPTFCVRGKLASQEGSALTDSEKPKRCQGLGLFYAFLATVFFSIIALLVKTIEGIHAIEISAIRCFFQMLFTMPLLIYHKTGFLGPRDQRIYLVLRGFIGSNAMILLFYAVQQMPLADATVIMFSNPVFTSILAWIFLKERCTIWDCVFTVFTITGVLLIARPPFLFGDHRRTIDGNYNNHIKGTIAAFAAAIGAACTFVILRKMGKSVHYYLSVWYYAVIGFIQCLITTSVLGEWKIPNCGRDRWLLMLIAVLGIAGQTFLTKALQIEKAGPVALMRTIDVVLAFIFQFIFLNRAPTLWSLGGALCVVASTSGVAFRKWYVNSRKS, encoded by the exons ATGGGCGACTGGAACCACTGTGAGCGCGAGCGGGCTTTGTCCATAGAGGACGGCGTTACTGTGGTGTTTCATAAAGTTGACAGCCATGCCACAATCAACAGTGACGACGACGACAGTGGCGACGATGAACGGACAACTGCCACGATTCACTTGCAAAGTAACTGCCATGTGTCGTGTGATTACGAGGATGGTGATGCTGAGGAAGCGAGGGCGAATTCACCGGAAGGCATCACGAAGAAAACATTGTGCCCGCCGACGTTTTGCGTCAGAGGCAAGCTCGCATCCCAAGAAGGAAGCGCACTTACAG ACTCAGAGAAACCAAAGAGATGTCAAGGTCTGGGTTTGTTCTATGCTTTCCTGGCCACAGTTTTCTTCTCCATCATTGCGCTCTTGGTGAAAACAATCGAGGGAATCCACGCCATAGAGATCAGTGCCATACGCTGCTTCTTCCAGATGCTCTTTACTATGCCGTTACTCATCTACCACAA GACAGGTTTCCTTGGTCCCAGAGACCAAAGGATATATCTGGTGCTTCGAGGCTTCATTGGTTCCAATGCCATGATCCTGCTCTTCTATGCTGTTCAGCAGATGCCTCTAGCGGACGCCACCGTCATCATGTTCAG TAATCCAGTCTTTACCTCCATCCTGGCCTGGATCTTCCTGAAGGAGAGATGCACAATCTGGGATTGTGTCTTCACTGTCTTCACTATCACTGGAGTCCTCCTCATCGCAAGACCGCCATTCCTATTTGGCGATCATCGACGTACCATTGATGGCAACTACAATAACCACATCAAGGGAACTATTGCTGCATTTGCAG CTGCTATTGGGGCTGCTTGTACATTCGTTATCCTTCGCAAGATGGGGAAGAGCGTCCATTACTACCTCTCCGTCTGGTACTACGCTGTCATCGGCTTCATCCAGTGCCTCATCACCACATCCGTCCTCGGAGAGTGGAAAATCCCCAACTGTGGTCGCGACCGCTGGCTGCTGATGCTGATAGCTGTCCTGGGTATCGCCGGGCAGACCTTCCTCACAAAGGCCCTTCAGATCGAGAAGGCTGGACCCGTGGCCCTGATGAGGACGATCGATGTGGTGCTGGCATTCATCTTCCAATTCATCTTCCTCAACCGTGCACCGACCTTATGGAGCCTCGGGGGGGCGCTGTGCGTGGTGGCGAGCACGAGCGGAGTAGCGTTTCGGAAGTGGTACGTCAACTCGCGCAAAAGCTGA